From Acidobacteriota bacterium, a single genomic window includes:
- a CDS encoding prolyl oligopeptidase family serine peptidase, whose product MGRTALKQLAALVILYLAVGPVPVLTQSPSTPALAPVKAADYGKWETLGGAVLADNGKWMAVPITRVEGTSELNVYPVPQASGATPAKPWHAAVEGSAPAFSADAQWLAYRIGYSEADREKMQDDKKPVRDKLGLVRLDAGAATPAEPIVVSDITRFAFAPAGPYLAMLRYLPEGVKRKGADLLVRNLVTGGVMTFGNVSEFTWQDEGRLLALVIDAEGKAGNGVQLYDPQTGGLRLLDSGDASYTGLTWRAKSDDLAVFKSRTDDAREEDTNTVLAWRGLAAAGEKPPRTYDQAADKVFPQDMRIVTFRRLQWSKDAKTLYFGVQEWDRKPAKEGGDKAGEKAGEKKIVKPATVDVWHTKDERIIPMQRVDKSRDLERNYLSLWNIDGGKWLRIGTDKDERVAIVEGDRFATETDRKPYMFDNMFDRTRQDVYLVDLTTGARTKVVEGVWYFQGDSPAGNYLLYFKGDQYWTYDIRSGKATNLTAALKTSWTDPDYDTPVRVQKPPSGVGGWLKDDAAVLLYDQHDIWRVAPDGSGGVRLTRGAEDSVVHRYVRLNRDEEFIDPASPVYVSLYGRWSKKFGYARVPTAALSAGAVPAVERLVWFDKSVGRLAKAKKADIYAYVVQDFDDSPDYMAGGPTLADARQVTATNAFQAKYAWGRSSLVEYKNVKGERLQGALYYPAGYEPGRKYPMIVYVYERLSQGVHGYAVPSERSPYNAAVFTANGYFVLQPDIVFRPRDPGLAAVDCVTAAVKAVLATGAVDPKRVGLVGHSWGGYEASFIPTQTNIFAASIAGAPITDFLSFYGAIHWNQGLPEPQHFETGQARMDVPYWVDLQAYIRNSSTLFINKLETPMMIFFGDKDGTVDFRQGVEMYNYARRAGKQLVMLVYAGENHSAREKPNQIDYHRRILQWFDHYLKGAVAPDWITKGTTVIDAEKAQKAGR is encoded by the coding sequence GTGGGACGAACAGCGCTCAAACAGCTTGCGGCTCTTGTCATTCTCTATCTCGCGGTCGGACCGGTTCCGGTGCTGACCCAGTCGCCTTCGACACCAGCCCTGGCGCCCGTAAAGGCCGCGGACTACGGCAAGTGGGAGACGCTTGGCGGCGCCGTGCTCGCGGATAACGGGAAGTGGATGGCGGTGCCCATCACACGCGTGGAGGGCACGAGCGAACTGAACGTCTACCCCGTGCCGCAGGCCTCTGGCGCCACGCCCGCGAAGCCATGGCACGCGGCCGTCGAAGGGAGCGCGCCCGCATTTTCGGCCGATGCGCAGTGGCTGGCGTACCGGATCGGGTACTCCGAGGCCGATCGCGAGAAGATGCAGGACGACAAGAAGCCGGTTCGCGACAAGCTGGGCCTGGTTCGTCTGGATGCCGGCGCCGCCACTCCGGCCGAGCCCATCGTCGTGTCCGACATCACCCGATTCGCGTTCGCGCCCGCCGGGCCGTACCTCGCGATGCTGCGTTATCTGCCCGAAGGTGTGAAGCGCAAGGGCGCCGATCTGCTGGTGAGAAACCTCGTGACCGGCGGCGTCATGACATTTGGCAACGTGTCGGAGTTCACGTGGCAGGACGAAGGCCGGCTGCTGGCGCTCGTGATCGATGCCGAGGGCAAGGCCGGCAATGGCGTGCAGCTCTACGACCCGCAGACTGGCGGGTTGCGGTTGCTCGACTCGGGCGATGCCAGCTACACGGGCCTCACGTGGCGCGCGAAGAGCGACGACCTGGCCGTGTTCAAGTCGCGCACTGATGACGCTCGCGAGGAAGACACCAACACCGTGCTGGCGTGGCGCGGCCTTGCGGCGGCTGGCGAGAAACCGCCGCGGACCTACGATCAGGCTGCCGACAAGGTGTTTCCGCAGGATATGCGGATTGTGACGTTCCGGCGGCTGCAATGGTCGAAGGACGCCAAGACGCTCTACTTCGGCGTTCAGGAATGGGATCGCAAACCGGCGAAAGAAGGCGGCGACAAAGCCGGAGAGAAAGCCGGGGAGAAGAAGATTGTAAAGCCCGCAACCGTGGACGTGTGGCACACGAAAGACGAGCGCATCATCCCGATGCAGCGCGTGGACAAGAGCCGCGATCTTGAGCGGAACTACCTGTCGCTCTGGAACATCGACGGCGGGAAGTGGCTGCGCATCGGGACCGACAAGGACGAGCGCGTCGCGATCGTGGAGGGCGATCGATTCGCGACCGAGACCGATCGCAAGCCGTACATGTTCGACAACATGTTCGACCGGACCAGGCAGGACGTCTACCTCGTCGATCTGACGACGGGCGCACGCACGAAGGTCGTTGAAGGCGTGTGGTACTTCCAGGGCGACAGCCCGGCCGGCAATTACCTCCTGTATTTCAAGGGCGACCAGTACTGGACGTACGACATCCGGTCGGGCAAGGCGACCAACCTCACGGCGGCGCTCAAGACGAGCTGGACCGACCCGGACTACGACACCCCGGTTCGCGTGCAGAAACCGCCGTCGGGCGTCGGGGGCTGGCTGAAAGACGATGCGGCGGTCCTGCTGTATGACCAGCACGACATCTGGCGCGTGGCGCCGGACGGATCAGGTGGCGTCCGATTGACGCGTGGCGCCGAGGACTCGGTCGTGCACCGATACGTACGCCTCAACCGAGACGAGGAGTTCATCGATCCGGCTTCTCCGGTGTACGTGAGCCTCTATGGTCGCTGGTCGAAGAAGTTCGGCTACGCGCGCGTGCCGACCGCGGCGCTCTCCGCCGGGGCGGTGCCGGCCGTCGAACGGCTAGTGTGGTTCGACAAGAGCGTAGGGCGGCTCGCGAAGGCGAAGAAAGCCGATATCTATGCCTACGTCGTCCAGGACTTCGACGACTCGCCCGACTACATGGCGGGCGGGCCGACGCTCGCGGACGCCAGGCAGGTGACCGCCACCAACGCGTTCCAGGCGAAGTACGCGTGGGGCCGTTCGTCGCTGGTCGAGTACAAGAACGTGAAGGGGGAGCGACTCCAGGGAGCGTTGTACTATCCGGCCGGCTACGAGCCCGGGCGCAAGTACCCGATGATCGTGTACGTCTACGAGCGGCTGTCGCAGGGTGTCCATGGCTACGCGGTCCCGTCGGAGCGCTCGCCCTACAATGCGGCGGTCTTCACGGCCAACGGCTACTTCGTGCTCCAACCCGACATCGTGTTCCGGCCGCGCGATCCCGGCCTCGCGGCCGTCGATTGCGTGACTGCGGCCGTCAAGGCCGTGCTGGCCACGGGCGCCGTCGATCCGAAGCGCGTCGGGCTGGTCGGTCATTCGTGGGGCGGCTACGAGGCCAGCTTCATACCGACGCAGACCAACATATTTGCAGCGTCGATCGCAGGCGCCCCCATCACTGACTTCCTGAGCTTCTACGGCGCCATCCACTGGAATCAGGGATTGCCAGAGCCACAGCACTTCGAAACGGGGCAGGCCCGGATGGACGTGCCGTACTGGGTTGATCTGCAGGCCTACATCCGCAACTCGTCCACGCTGTTTATCAACAAGCTCGAGACGCCGATGATGATCTTCTTTGGCGACAAGGACGGGACCGTCGACTTCCGGCAGGGCGTCGAGATGTACAACTACGCGCGGCGTGCCGGCAAGCAACTGGTGATGCTGGTCTACGCGGGAGAGAATCACAGCGCGCGCGAGAAACCGAACCAGATTGACTACCACCGGCGCATCCTCCAGTGGTTCGATCACTACTTGAAGGGCGCGGTCGCCCCCGACTGGATCACGAAGGGCACGACTGTCATCGATGCCGAGAAGGCACAGAAGGCGGGGCGCTGA
- a CDS encoding histidine kinase: MVQEAHLLSTQQLLTTLVVRVAIVAVLATMLVRYHRFRDLLISERREWPARLFFAVGLGVPLAAGVTARILLHYDAADLTLEGAFLAGLITGPWAGALVGLMIGTPALLHYEWAALPFAVGCGFAGGGLREACPKEEIWRFSPFIVADLPRYLWRMLRSIGLEWQVVLLSAPIGLELLHQLLGRRWPLRMFCLEPDSPWTAAVVFVMTVLCVATPLKIWNNARIEHRLHEQDKLLLRARIDALSSQINPHFLFNTLASISSLIRTKPETARMLIFKLSNILRRRLRSQDHFIPLREELTSLDEYLDIEVVRFGPQLTVEKQLQADMLDVLVPSMILQPLIENSIKHGIAPKIGGGRIVIRTRRENGRAIIEIDDNGLGMSDERLRSAMTDGIGLSNVNERLRVIYGANFTMTLTSEPGRGTVARIELPVAPVPDRVTS, encoded by the coding sequence GTGGTCCAGGAAGCACATCTCCTGTCGACGCAACAGCTGCTGACGACGCTGGTCGTGAGGGTCGCGATCGTGGCGGTGCTGGCCACGATGCTGGTCCGCTATCACCGGTTCCGCGACCTGCTCATCAGCGAGCGGCGGGAATGGCCGGCGCGGCTGTTTTTTGCCGTGGGCCTTGGCGTTCCGCTCGCCGCCGGGGTGACGGCCCGCATCCTGCTGCACTACGACGCCGCCGACCTCACGCTCGAGGGCGCGTTTCTCGCCGGGCTCATCACCGGCCCCTGGGCTGGTGCGCTGGTCGGTCTGATGATCGGCACGCCGGCGCTGCTGCACTACGAGTGGGCCGCGCTGCCGTTTGCCGTGGGCTGCGGATTCGCGGGCGGCGGATTGCGCGAGGCCTGTCCGAAGGAAGAGATCTGGCGGTTCTCGCCGTTCATCGTCGCCGACCTTCCCCGCTATCTGTGGCGGATGCTCCGATCGATTGGCCTCGAATGGCAGGTCGTCCTGCTCTCGGCGCCAATTGGCCTGGAACTGCTGCACCAACTGCTCGGCCGGCGCTGGCCGCTCAGGATGTTCTGTCTCGAGCCCGACTCGCCGTGGACGGCCGCCGTCGTGTTCGTGATGACGGTGCTGTGCGTGGCCACGCCGCTCAAGATCTGGAACAACGCGCGGATTGAGCACCGTCTGCACGAACAGGACAAGCTGCTGCTCAGGGCTCGCATCGACGCGCTGTCGAGCCAGATCAACCCGCACTTCCTGTTCAACACGCTCGCCTCGATCTCGTCGCTCATCCGCACGAAGCCGGAAACCGCGCGGATGCTGATCTTCAAGCTGTCCAACATCCTGCGCCGGCGGTTGCGCAGCCAGGACCACTTCATCCCGCTGCGTGAAGAACTGACGTCGCTCGACGAATACCTCGACATCGAGGTCGTGCGCTTCGGCCCGCAGTTGACCGTCGAGAAGCAGCTGCAGGCCGACATGCTCGACGTGCTCGTGCCGAGCATGATCCTGCAGCCGCTCATCGAGAATTCGATCAAGCACGGCATCGCGCCGAAAATCGGCGGCGGCCGTATCGTCATCAGGACGCGGCGCGAGAACGGCAGGGCCATCATCGAAATCGACGACAATGGTCTTGGGATGTCGGACGAGCGCTTGCGATCGGCGATGACCGATGGCATCGGCCTGAGCAATGTCAACGAGCGGCTCCGGGTGATCTACGGCGCCAACTTCACGATGACCCTTACGAGCGAACCCGGGCGCGGCACGGTGGCGCGCATCGAACTGCCGGTCGCACCAGTTCCGGATCGGGTGACCTCATGA
- a CDS encoding oligopeptide transporter, OPT family has protein sequence MSVKPTKQTAPDDGFKPFVSDNSDQREFTVRALILGLLMCVILGAANAYLGLRAGMTIAATYPAAVIGMAVLRLMKGSLLEENFARTVGSIGESVAAGAIFTMPAFVILGLWKFDKANMYTEYLTASTLMVLGGMLGILFVTILRRVMVEDKGLPFPESVAAAEIHKAGQRGAAAALQLFQAMGVGAIIRLISRTDVDTKDGLGIFFSGNTFELAVGKLKESVVKLGLGTDAREIAAGGFTTIAAPAVTPAYMGVGYIIGPELGALNFAGGLLAWGLFVPLLVFFLGPSLIDKYTSPEGVQNWSGLVGHLYRFIVRPIAVGGMLVGACYTLFKMRKNLILGIKRGVADVKKSAVAAAATKRTQQDLSFKVVLFGIALVFLLMTAVYFYFTNMISGAIFAAIVMLITGFFFAAVSGNLVGMIGSSNNPISGLTLATTIVAALTMVIVGVKGTAGVAAVLAVAAVVCVSSAVAGEMLQDLKVGHILGGTPWKMQLGDMIGVAVAGLVMFFPIYVLHNSEVASGGLGGRVLAAPQAGLMAALSQGIVGGDMPWPLVIVGIAMGISLILIKVRSPMLFSVGMYLPLGTTFAIFIGGMLRGIVDKMAARRDYNAAQKARVENAGVLAASGLIAGEAIMGLIIAAVVFFSTNKEFPGIPGLDNIAGLLAIPVFAVLAVYMIFIPLRKAGTPDEPAPPTAVM, from the coding sequence ATGAGTGTGAAACCGACTAAACAAACCGCCCCCGATGACGGCTTCAAGCCGTTCGTATCCGACAACTCCGACCAGCGGGAGTTCACGGTACGCGCCCTGATTCTCGGCCTGCTCATGTGCGTCATCCTTGGAGCGGCCAACGCCTACCTCGGCCTCCGGGCCGGGATGACCATTGCGGCCACCTACCCGGCGGCCGTCATCGGGATGGCCGTCCTCCGCCTGATGAAGGGCAGCCTCCTTGAAGAGAACTTCGCCCGAACCGTCGGCTCAATCGGTGAGTCGGTGGCGGCAGGCGCCATTTTCACGATGCCGGCGTTCGTCATCCTCGGGTTGTGGAAGTTCGACAAGGCCAACATGTACACCGAGTACCTGACGGCCTCGACCCTGATGGTGCTGGGCGGCATGCTGGGCATCCTGTTTGTCACCATCCTCCGGCGCGTGATGGTCGAGGACAAGGGCCTGCCCTTCCCCGAGTCGGTGGCCGCCGCCGAGATTCACAAGGCCGGCCAGCGCGGGGCAGCCGCGGCCCTGCAGCTGTTCCAGGCGATGGGCGTTGGCGCGATCATCCGGTTGATCTCACGCACCGACGTCGATACCAAGGACGGCCTGGGCATCTTCTTCTCGGGGAACACGTTCGAACTCGCGGTGGGCAAGCTCAAGGAGAGCGTGGTCAAGCTGGGCCTCGGCACGGACGCCAGAGAGATCGCAGCCGGCGGCTTCACCACCATCGCGGCACCGGCCGTCACGCCGGCCTACATGGGCGTCGGCTACATCATCGGCCCCGAACTGGGCGCGCTGAACTTCGCCGGCGGCCTGTTGGCCTGGGGCTTGTTCGTGCCGCTGCTCGTCTTCTTCCTCGGGCCGAGCCTGATTGACAAGTACACGTCGCCCGAGGGCGTCCAGAACTGGAGCGGCCTTGTCGGCCACCTCTACCGCTTCATCGTCCGCCCGATCGCGGTCGGCGGCATGCTGGTGGGCGCTTGCTACACGCTCTTCAAGATGCGGAAGAATCTCATCCTCGGCATCAAGCGCGGCGTGGCGGATGTGAAGAAGTCGGCCGTGGCCGCGGCCGCAACCAAGCGCACGCAGCAGGACCTCTCATTCAAGGTTGTCCTCTTCGGCATCGCACTCGTGTTCCTGCTGATGACGGCGGTCTACTTCTACTTCACGAACATGATTTCGGGCGCGATCTTCGCGGCCATCGTCATGCTCATCACCGGGTTCTTCTTTGCAGCGGTGTCGGGCAATCTGGTCGGCATGATCGGGTCGTCGAACAACCCGATCTCCGGCCTGACCCTCGCCACCACGATTGTCGCGGCGTTGACGATGGTGATCGTGGGCGTGAAGGGCACGGCAGGCGTGGCGGCCGTGCTGGCGGTGGCCGCGGTCGTATGCGTGTCGTCGGCCGTGGCCGGCGAAATGTTGCAGGACCTCAAGGTCGGGCACATCCTGGGCGGCACACCCTGGAAGATGCAGCTGGGCGACATGATTGGCGTCGCGGTGGCCGGCCTCGTGATGTTCTTCCCCATTTACGTGCTGCACAACTCCGAGGTGGCGAGCGGCGGCCTCGGCGGCCGCGTGCTGGCGGCGCCGCAGGCGGGCCTGATGGCGGCGCTCTCACAAGGCATTGTCGGCGGCGACATGCCGTGGCCCCTCGTGATTGTCGGCATCGCCATGGGCATCTCGCTCATCCTGATCAAGGTGCGCAGCCCAATGCTCTTCTCGGTCGGGATGTACCTGCCGCTCGGCACGACGTTCGCCATCTTCATCGGCGGCATGCTCCGCGGCATCGTCGACAAGATGGCCGCCAGGCGCGACTACAACGCGGCGCAGAAGGCGCGCGTCGAGAATGCCGGCGTGTTGGCGGCATCGGGGTTGATCGCGGGCGAAGCGATAATGGGGCTCATCATCGCGGCCGTGGTCTTCTTCAGCACGAACAAGGAGTTCCCGGGTATCCCGGGCCTCGACAATATCGCGGGGCTCCTGGCGATCCCGGTCTTCGCCGTGCTGGCGGTCTACATGATCTTCATACCCCTGCGGAAGGCCGGCACTCCCGACGAGCCCGCACCGCCGACCGCCGTGATGTAG
- the moaC gene encoding cyclic pyranopterin monophosphate synthase MoaC produces MPATKTIRRTKKLSHVDARGRARMVDVSQKPATVREALARGFVKMTPATLRLIGSGRIAKGDPLGVARLAGIMAAKKTSEIIPLCHPLAISHCEVELRRRRTGYQIEARVQTVGPTGVEMEALTAVAAAALTLYDMVKAVDRAVVIGDILLLEKRGGRSGVWKRGE; encoded by the coding sequence GTGCCGGCCACGAAGACGATCCGCCGGACCAAGAAGCTGTCGCACGTGGACGCCCGCGGGCGCGCCCGCATGGTGGATGTGAGCCAGAAACCGGCGACGGTGCGCGAGGCTTTGGCGCGCGGGTTCGTGAAGATGACTCCGGCGACGCTCAGGCTCATCGGCTCGGGCAGGATCGCCAAGGGCGATCCGCTGGGGGTCGCGCGGCTGGCCGGCATCATGGCCGCCAAGAAAACGTCCGAAATCATTCCGCTGTGCCATCCGCTGGCGATCAGCCACTGCGAGGTGGAGTTGCGCCGGCGCCGTACGGGATACCAGATCGAGGCTCGCGTGCAGACGGTGGGGCCGACCGGCGTGGAGATGGAGGCATTGACCGCGGTTGCGGCGGCGGCGCTGACGCTTTACGACATGGTGAAAGCCGTGGACCGTGCCGTCGTCATTGGCGACATCCTGCTGTTGGAGAAGCGCGGCGGCCGATCGGGCGTTTGGAAGCGCGGGGAATAA
- a CDS encoding D-2-hydroxyacid dehydrogenase, whose amino-acid sequence MQVLVAIYSPSEVWTIPASQVDVLRRRFPEVVFLHAQTDADVIRLIPEADVAFTSVLTPQAFAVAHRLRWVHSSAAGVGSMLFPAMLASKVVMTNSRGMSAASVAEHTIALILAALRRIPETIRAQDGRRWIQTELSGLPTLDGQTLGIVGLGAIGCRVARIGAAIGMKVIGTRRETDWPVPDGVAEALAPSDLSRLLEQSDVVVLSAPLTAETRGLIGAPELAQMKRTAWLVNVARGKLVQEAALIEALRSGTIAGAALDVFEHEPLGPASSLWAMPNVLVTPHVAGFCGDYWEAATDLFSDNLRRFLAGQPLVNLVDKGAGY is encoded by the coding sequence ATGCAGGTTCTCGTCGCCATCTACAGCCCGAGTGAGGTGTGGACGATTCCGGCGTCGCAGGTCGACGTGCTGCGCCGGAGGTTTCCCGAAGTCGTGTTCTTGCACGCCCAGACCGACGCCGACGTGATTCGGCTGATCCCGGAGGCGGACGTCGCCTTCACCTCCGTGCTGACGCCGCAGGCTTTTGCGGTGGCGCACCGCCTGCGCTGGGTCCACAGCTCGGCCGCGGGCGTCGGCAGCATGCTGTTTCCCGCCATGCTGGCAAGTAAGGTCGTGATGACCAATTCGCGCGGCATGAGCGCGGCGTCGGTCGCGGAGCACACCATCGCGCTGATCCTGGCGGCGCTTCGACGGATTCCAGAGACGATCCGTGCGCAGGATGGGCGGCGCTGGATTCAGACTGAACTATCCGGCTTGCCGACGCTCGATGGACAGACGTTGGGCATTGTCGGCCTGGGTGCGATCGGGTGCCGGGTCGCCCGAATCGGTGCCGCGATAGGGATGAAAGTGATCGGTACCCGCCGCGAGACCGACTGGCCCGTGCCGGATGGGGTCGCCGAGGCGCTCGCACCGTCGGACCTTTCGCGCCTGCTTGAGCAATCCGACGTCGTCGTCTTGTCGGCGCCGCTCACAGCCGAGACGCGCGGGCTGATTGGCGCGCCAGAGCTTGCCCAGATGAAGCGCACCGCGTGGCTGGTCAACGTGGCGCGCGGGAAGCTCGTCCAGGAGGCGGCACTCATCGAGGCTCTGCGATCCGGGACGATTGCCGGTGCGGCGCTCGATGTGTTCGAGCACGAGCCGCTTGGTCCCGCCAGTTCGCTGTGGGCGATGCCGAACGTGCTCGTGACGCCCCACGTGGCCGGTTTCTGCGGAGACTACTGGGAGGCCGCCACCGATTTGTTCAGCGACAACTTACGGAGGTTTCTGGCGGGCCAGCCGCTCGTGAATCTGGTCGACAAAGGCGCCGGGTATTGA
- a CDS encoding LytTR family DNA-binding domain-containing protein, whose amino-acid sequence MTPELKAVVVDDEQPAREELCFLLDHMDGIKVVGQADNGVTALTLIGDAEPHVAFLDVQMPGLTGFEVAQVLIEKRSPSHVVFVTAYDQYAIDAFDVNAVDYLLKPVEKARLELAVQRIRQRVSADPAGDNGLERLVRMVADRQRQRHQLAVKVNDRFLLVQAEEIIFASVEGDTIHIATGQASGTANYRTLDELQARLDPDVFWRVHRSHLVNINKIKEIVPWFSRNFMLRMRDAKGSEIPVSRSQTKRLREYLKL is encoded by the coding sequence ATGACGCCGGAACTCAAGGCCGTAGTCGTCGATGATGAGCAGCCCGCCCGGGAAGAGCTCTGCTTTCTGCTGGACCACATGGACGGCATCAAGGTGGTCGGCCAGGCCGACAACGGCGTCACCGCCCTCACGCTCATCGGCGATGCCGAGCCGCACGTGGCGTTTCTCGACGTCCAGATGCCCGGCCTGACCGGCTTCGAGGTCGCGCAGGTGCTGATCGAGAAGCGCTCGCCGTCGCACGTGGTGTTCGTCACGGCCTACGACCAGTACGCGATCGACGCGTTCGACGTGAACGCGGTCGACTACCTGCTCAAGCCGGTCGAGAAGGCCAGGCTGGAGCTGGCGGTCCAGCGGATCCGGCAGCGCGTCAGCGCGGACCCCGCCGGCGACAACGGACTCGAACGGCTGGTGCGGATGGTGGCGGATCGACAGCGGCAGCGCCACCAACTCGCCGTCAAGGTAAACGACCGGTTTCTGCTGGTGCAGGCCGAAGAAATCATCTTCGCGTCGGTGGAAGGCGATACAATTCATATTGCAACCGGACAGGCTTCCGGCACGGCAAACTATAGGACGCTCGATGAGCTGCAGGCTCGCCTCGATCCTGACGTGTTTTGGCGGGTTCACCGGTCGCATCTGGTCAACATCAACAAGATCAAGGAGATAGTGCCTTGGTTCAGCCGGAATTTCATGCTGAGGATGAGAGACGCGAAGGGTTCGGAGATTCCCGTGAGCCGGTCGCAGACCAAACGGCTTCGGGAATACCTGAAACTGTAG
- a CDS encoding long-chain fatty acid--CoA ligase, translating to MTAPSSAYDDVRTLAALPFYVAARYDRPAHVRRCEGDRFVELSSRDILEQIRAFSLGLQALGVRAGDRIGIVCESRPEWSLADLAILTARAITVPVYPTLSATQTRFILNDAGASVAIVSDAVQLAKLQEVAATLPGLHLVIVVVAPEPVHESAGGGPAILTMADVVADGRRQLQQDPGLEARYEAQARSVVPSDIATIIYTSGTTGAPKGVVLTHDNIMSNVVATNAVLKMSTDDVALSFLPLSHTFERTATYIYLFAGASVVFAESLQTVARDLARVAPTVMAGAPRVFEKFHHAVLDSVATATPLKRRLFGWAVGVGRSISQARFDGRTPSLLAMIQAPLADALVLRKVRARTGGRIRAMVSGSAPLARTTAEFFYAIGLPIIEGYGLTESAPVITVNPLDRPRLGTVGRAIPGVEIRIADDGEILVRGPNIMRGYYNRPADTAAVLVDGWLHTGDIGRLDADEYLSITDRKKDLIVTSGGKNIAPQPIQMRLKSSPLVSDAIIIGDRRKFPAALIVPDFVAVEASLREHGAPSGTREQLAVRPDVQALFQRVLDQINLELAQFEKIKRFALLPSEMTIEGGELTPTLKLRRSVVEERWAAVIEQLYATREPVASS from the coding sequence ATGACCGCGCCATCAAGCGCATACGACGACGTTCGCACCCTCGCCGCCCTGCCGTTCTATGTCGCGGCTCGGTACGACAGGCCTGCGCACGTACGCCGGTGCGAGGGCGACCGGTTCGTTGAGCTGTCCAGCCGCGACATTCTCGAACAGATCCGCGCCTTCAGCCTCGGGTTGCAGGCGCTCGGCGTCCGCGCGGGCGATCGCATCGGCATCGTGTGCGAGAGCCGCCCTGAGTGGAGTCTGGCCGATCTGGCCATCCTGACGGCGCGGGCCATCACGGTTCCCGTATATCCGACGCTCTCGGCCACGCAGACGCGCTTCATCCTGAACGACGCGGGCGCCAGCGTGGCCATCGTCTCAGACGCCGTGCAGTTGGCGAAACTCCAGGAGGTCGCGGCCACGCTGCCGGGACTCCACTTGGTGATTGTCGTCGTCGCGCCGGAGCCTGTGCACGAATCGGCCGGTGGCGGACCGGCGATCCTGACGATGGCTGATGTCGTGGCGGACGGACGTCGCCAGCTGCAACAGGACCCCGGACTCGAGGCGCGATACGAGGCGCAGGCTCGCAGCGTCGTGCCCTCCGACATCGCGACCATCATCTACACATCGGGAACAACCGGCGCGCCGAAAGGCGTCGTGCTCACGCACGACAACATCATGTCGAACGTCGTCGCCACTAATGCCGTGCTTAAGATGAGCACCGACGATGTGGCGTTGTCGTTCCTGCCGCTCAGCCACACGTTCGAGCGTACGGCGACGTATATCTACCTGTTCGCCGGCGCATCGGTGGTGTTTGCGGAATCGCTGCAGACCGTCGCACGCGATCTCGCTCGCGTGGCTCCGACGGTCATGGCCGGCGCGCCGCGCGTGTTCGAGAAGTTCCATCACGCCGTTCTCGACAGCGTGGCCACGGCCACGCCGCTGAAGCGGCGCTTGTTCGGATGGGCGGTGGGCGTGGGGCGATCGATCAGCCAGGCCAGGTTCGACGGCCGGACGCCCTCGTTGCTTGCGATGATCCAGGCGCCGCTGGCAGATGCGTTGGTGTTGCGCAAGGTGCGGGCGAGGACCGGCGGACGCATCAGAGCGATGGTGTCGGGCAGCGCGCCGCTGGCGCGCACGACGGCGGAGTTCTTCTACGCGATCGGACTGCCGATTATCGAGGGCTACGGTCTGACCGAGAGCGCGCCTGTGATTACCGTCAATCCGCTGGACCGACCGCGGCTGGGGACCGTGGGCCGGGCCATCCCGGGCGTCGAGATCCGGATTGCCGACGATGGGGAGATACTCGTGCGTGGTCCGAACATCATGCGGGGGTATTACAACCGGCCGGCCGATACCGCCGCCGTGCTGGTCGACGGGTGGCTGCACACGGGCGACATCGGCCGGCTTGATGCGGATGAGTACCTGTCCATCACCGATCGCAAGAAGGACCTGATTGTCACGTCTGGGGGCAAGAATATCGCGCCGCAGCCCATCCAGATGCGGTTGAAGTCGAGCCCGCTGGTGTCAGACGCCATCATCATCGGCGATCGGCGCAAGTTCCCGGCCGCGTTGATCGTGCCAGACTTCGTCGCGGTCGAAGCGTCGCTCCGGGAGCACGGCGCGCCATCAGGCACGCGCGAACAACTGGCTGTACGTCCTGACGTGCAGGCGCTCTTCCAGCGGGTGCTCGATCAGATCAATCTGGAGTTGGCGCAGTTCGAGAAGATCAAGCGGTTTGCGCTGCTGCCATCAGAGATGACGATCGAAGGCGGCGAGCTGACGCCCACGCTGAAACTGCGCCGCTCCGTGGTCGAAGAGCGGTGGGCGGCTGTCATCGAGCAACTCTACGCGACCCGCGAGCCCGTGGCTTCTTCCTAG
- the lepB gene encoding signal peptidase I, giving the protein MFREELFAWIRTLASAAVYATLIVTFGFQVARVEGQSMAPTLADQDRLIVNKFVYRMSAPRRGDIVMLYYPVNPDKSFVKRVIAEEGDTVRISDGRVYVNDIPLDDSYVLSEFRSHDDWGPQVISEGYYFVMGDHRNNSSDSRHWGLVPKKYIIGKVQVRWWPVPAARVF; this is encoded by the coding sequence ATGTTCCGCGAGGAACTGTTCGCGTGGATCAGGACGCTCGCCTCAGCGGCCGTGTACGCCACCCTGATTGTGACGTTCGGATTCCAAGTGGCACGCGTCGAGGGCCAGAGCATGGCGCCGACGCTGGCCGACCAGGACCGCCTGATCGTCAACAAGTTCGTCTACCGCATGAGCGCGCCCCGTCGTGGCGACATCGTCATGCTCTACTACCCCGTCAACCCGGACAAGTCGTTCGTCAAGCGCGTGATCGCGGAGGAAGGCGACACCGTCCGCATCAGCGACGGCCGCGTGTACGTCAACGACATCCCCCTCGACGACAGTTACGTGCTTTCGGAGTTCCGGAGCCACGACGATTGGGGTCCGCAGGTGATTTCCGAGGGGTACTATTTCGTGATGGGCGATCACCGAAACAACAGTTCCGACAGCCGCCACTGGGGCCTGGTGCCGAAGAAGTACATCATCGGCAAGGTGCAGGTGCGCTGGTGGCCCGTCCCCGCCGCGAGGGTGTTCTAG